In Mesoplodon densirostris isolate mMesDen1 chromosome 2, mMesDen1 primary haplotype, whole genome shotgun sequence, the DNA window tatctttagtttctttcagcaatgttttgaagGTTTAAGTGTACAAATATTTCTCCTCCTTGGTTCAGTTAATTCCtaattactttattcttttttttttttttttaccagaacaTCATGTAAGTTTATTTCAGATGTAACAGCAATGTTAAAATCAACAAATTTAAATCTTAACTGCACCAAGTAAACTCAgctatttaagtatttttaaagttattcccTCCAAAAAACTGAGGGAGCTTTTCTTTTCCACCCCATATGTCATGGTTTCCCAATAATTCTATTTTAGGAGGACTTTCAATTGATGAGTAAGCCGCTTTGGGGATATCTCAGAacttctttccccaaatgaaaacTAATCTGGACAAATTATATATTGCATAGATTTCTCTGCAGATTCTTTTCTTTAGAACCTAAATGCAATTACCATACAATATAATGTTTATCTATTTGCCCTACAGAAAAAAACTATCTGCCCTGAAAAATATGATGGATATATCCTGTGATCTTCCAGTTAATAGAATTGTTTTACCTCAACaataatttttatcaaaataactAACTGAACATGGgacattatttcagtctttactgACTCATAGGCACACGAACTAGTGCCCAGCTTCTACCTCTTctacatcctcctcctcctccataaGTGGATGGAATTATTTCATGTAAGTTTGATGTAGGACAATTCACCCTTTACAAACACTTACAATTTAGGTTAAAGTCAGTGACTAGTGTGgaaaaagaaacactaaaatGATAGGGAGCCTACATACTCAattcaaaatttaatattttttcctccatAAATAATATGTACTTAATTGTCATGAGGCAGCTATTCGGTTTTCATTAACCACATTCAGGGATACATTCATAGGACTGATTAGATAGTCCAGGTGAAATGGTTATAGAAATAGAGGCAGTGTCATCTCACAAAACTCATTTATATATCAAAATCTATTCTGATATGCGAAGTTTACAAAAAGGCTGAATCTTCAAACTAATTATGCCTTCTGTAACTCAAGCACTCTTCTCTTGGCAAGAGCAAGCTGAAGCTTATCCATGAAGGTAAAGGTGCTTAATGCTAAACTTCTTCTAAGCTTAGATTTGGACTGCTTAAGAAACTGATACCCAAGAAACCAGCATGGTCTTTCTACATTTTTACTATCTTAAGATTATAACCCTATAAACTCATTTATCAACTATCTTCCTTTTCTATATTATTCTTGGCACTCAACTAAGACTGCTGAAGTCTACTGTACCTTGTATTTTTACATTCTCAAATAAGAACTTAAGATTATAAAATGTGCATAAACATTGTGTAAAATAATTGTGTCATtcaacatatttgaagagatgaaaaTTTTATGCCGGAATTtacataagagaatattatgaatcaATCTTCCTTTTAAAGTCAAATGACAGAAAATTCAAGCTCTGTGcattgttttaaagtctaatgAAAACATTTCTTGGGCCACCAGTATTGGCAATGTAGAAAAGTTTAAATATTGGAGATGGGATTATGgaggaaaacatgaaaatttcAGATGTCTTCTATCTTACAAAAAGTTATCGACCCGTCAAAGCCACTCCCTATGTGCCAGGAAACGATCTGGCATAAACCAGTCCTGTCGGTAGAGGAGGTCACAGTGACATTTGCGTTATTAACACTTCTAGACTTCTACTTTTTCCAAGAATAGAAGCAATATGTTTAataactcccccacccccaaatccttAAACTCAATATCACAGGCACAGAATGTAAGCAAATCTGGGATGTTCTCCAACAGATAAGCAATTAGCACAGCTATGTTATTCTCAAAAATACTGTCTAGATATTCCTTCCTCTAAAATCAAATGCTCAGTGGCCACACTTCTAACCGTCTGCATTAGCTGACATTAAATGCATTTATTGTGCCACAAGTCCATCTAAGCTTccttttaggtattttttaatatgtcCAAGAGACAACACCTGCTTCAGTTTTATTTAGGGGCGTTGACCTATAAGGACATCAACTCCATTTTTAAGGTCTGACTAACTATTGTGGATTTACTGAAGAAAAaggacaggagaaaaaaaagcaaatcacaaCAAACCTCTTTAGGTCAGTTAAAGGCCATTATCTCTAGctgggatattaaaaaaaaattaatctcaccAGCCCACACTCCTAAGGTTAATGCCACTTCTAACAATCAACAGCAGGAAAAATAAACCTGCTAACAACCAGCCCACTCATTAGCAAAAAGCAGTTTAACTCAAATGCTGAGACCAAAGTATAATACTACCTACTCAGACTGTCCCAACCACCATCAGCCACCAgcgaggaaggaagaaataactgcttaacagaacaaaataaacttAGTATTTCTTACAAGGATAACAATGGTCCAACTCCTGAGATAATACTCAGAAGGACAAAAGGTGGAGTGAAGGCAATGTATAGGGATTAGTATCCCACAAAATCTTGAAAACCCCAAAGTACCACAAACACACTAAACTTGTCTATGAGTCAGAGAACAAGatattgctgctgctgcttcttgtcctttgaaatatacaatattttgtaGGCTCTGCCCTTCAATGTGAAAgcaggacattaaaaaaaaaaatgaaattgacacTCAAGTTTTTGGGACCATATATCTTAACTGTGAAACTAAACAGATCTATACCTTCTCCTTCCTACAATCAAACCACctcacaaaaataagaaaactaaaacaatccAAATATGATTAATAAGTCcttaaaagtttaaaacttttagaggaaagggaaggaagtttTGAAAGGAGGAAACACAAGAACAAGGAAGGGGGAAAGGTTTAAAAGAAAAGGGGGGGGGAATCAATGGGCCTCTCTTTTATTTGGCGACAAGCAAGTGCAAGAAAGTTCATCTGTAATTTGTTCAGTTGTCTGTCTTTTGCACATCTGCATTCTGGCCAGAAGGGACTTTGAGGTTCTTCTGCAGCACATGAGCATCAGCGGGCTCTATCCTCTTATAGTAGTTCTTCTTTGTCTCAATAATCTCAAAGCCAAACTTTCTGTAGAAGTCAATTGCAGACTCATTGCTGATCTGGACATGCAGATAGATGTTGTCAAAAGTGCCATCTTTTTCACAGATGTTTAAGACATGATTTAACATTTTAGTTCCTATTCCTAGCCTTCGGTATGGTGCCAGACATCCTAGTGTCATGATGTAAAGTCTCTTCTGATTCTGTGAATGATCCACCCTACAGCATACTGCACCTACTGCAATATCATTGAAATAGGCAAGTTTTGCTAGCTCGCCAACCTCCAGCACATCTTTATAGAACTTGTCATTGTAGCTGACTGGAAAGATCACCTGGTTTAATCTCTTCAACTGCTTAATATTGTGTGGTGTCACATCTCCCAGTTCGATCCGGCTACCTTTCATCTTCCCCGCCTGCTGAGGCCGTTGTTACCACCGATATCAACGCCGTTGTCGTCGCCGCCCTGAGCTCTCCGCGCCCTCAGCTTGGGCCACTCCACCCCGCAAGCCGGCCTCCTCGCTTACGGCAGGGAGGTGAGGGGGTGACGGAGGCCGCGAGAGTCGAGCGCGGCCCTGCGTCTCCAGAGGGGGCGGGGGTGCCTCCCGCCGCCGCGCTGGTGCCGCCGCTTCTCCACACGTGCACACGGGGCActcctactttattctttttgatgctattgtaagtggaaattttaaaaaaatttccttttggattgttcattattagtgta includes these proteins:
- the LOC132483957 gene encoding N-alpha-acetyltransferase 50, which translates into the protein MKGSRIELGDVTPHNIKQLKRLNQVIFPVSYNDKFYKDVLEVGELAKLAYFNDIAVGAVCCRVDHSQNQKRLYIMTLGCLAPYRRLGIGTKMLNHVLNICEKDGTFDNIYLHVQISNESAIDFYRKFGFEIIETKKNYYKRIEPADAHVLQKNLKVPSGQNADVQKTDN